The following is a genomic window from Bacillota bacterium.
CAGTAGCTTCAGCAGCCAGACAACCGGCAAAAGCAGTAATGCCAGTGTCAATGCAAAAATAGTTAGAACAAGCCAAAGCAAAGATCCAATTATTTTCATTCTGTTCACCTGCCACAATTCAGTTCAGACTAATTATAGCACATGCCGGCGTTGGGAAACACTCTCAGTGCTCAATGGATCGATTGTGGCGACATCGACAGCCCCTCGTCATCCCAGAGATGTTCTAGTATCGGGTCAGAGTCTGTTTCAATTTGCTGCACAAGCTCTTCCCGCTCGTGCAGAAGCATTTTCACCAAGTCTTCACTACCCCAATCCCTGCAAGCATGCAGTTGGGGGATTGCCATACGCAGCAAATTTATTAATGCTGCTTCACTTTTCAGAGCCGATTTGAGTAAATCTGCTTCTGACCGCTGGGCTGACGCTGTAAAATCTAGCTTTAACTCCGGTGGCTCCCCCAGATGCTGCAATCTCCTGCCCAGTCGGTTAAGATGCCGTACAGTTAAATCCTGTCGCAGTTTTGACCATTCTGCACCCAAACTGGCCCGGGTCTGCCAGCAGTCAACAAAAGTTTCCGCCAACTGCCGGGCAAAAATTCCCGTTATTTCTTGCAATAATTTTTTGCTCGCGACTTGAGGCATATCATCCCCTCCTTGTCTCAAGCAATAGTGTTTGTCTTATCTCAGCCATTATACTTTGCTGTCGCCAAGGACTTTGCTTTTTGCAATATTGGTGTTGGCTGATTAGCATGGACAAGCTATAATATCATTGTTAGCAAAAAAAGGGAGGCACACATATGATTTCGACCGGGATGTTCATGTCGTATTTTCTCATCTTCGCCATCATCGGAATTTCCGAATTGTTGGTGAGACTATTCCATCTGCCAAAGGAGGAGAGTCGTAAATTCGTACATATCGGTGTAAGCCACTGGTGGCTGATTGCCATGTTCTTCTTCACTGAATGGCAATGGGCAATTATACCGCCAATCACGTTCATCTTTCTCAATCTTGTATCGTGGTACACCGGCATCTTTGACTCCATGGAACGAAAAACCAGAGATATCAATAATTTGGGCACAGTCTATTTTCCGATTGCCCTTCTGATTCTGGTTCTCCTCACCTGGTTTGACAGTCCGGTATTTGAAGGCGTTCATCCGTATATCGGTGCTCTGGGTATTATGGCAATGGGTTATGGCGATGGGTTTGCAGGCTTAATCGGCACAAACTTTGGTAAAACCAAGTACACCCTGTTTGGCGCGACCAAAAGCGTTGAAGGCAGTATTGCAAT
Proteins encoded in this region:
- a CDS encoding phosphatidate cytidylyltransferase, whose protein sequence is MISTGMFMSYFLIFAIIGISELLVRLFHLPKEESRKFVHIGVSHWWLIAMFFFTEWQWAIIPPITFIFLNLVSWYTGIFDSMERKTRDINNLGTVYFPIALLILVLLTWFDSPVFEGVHPYIGALGIMAMGYGDGFAGLIGTNFGKTKYTLFGATKSVEGSIAMLVASFIPLFVILLLGPGLGLVWALGGALLLAVAATAIEALTPKGLDNLTVPLGTALIWLFFFV